In Grus americana isolate bGruAme1 chromosome 4, bGruAme1.mat, whole genome shotgun sequence, one genomic interval encodes:
- the HMGB2 gene encoding high mobility group protein B2, whose amino-acid sequence MGKGDPNKPRGKMSSYAYFVQTCREEHKKKHPDSSVNFAEFSRKCSERWKTMSSKEKGKFEEMAKGDKARYDREMKNYVPPKGEKKGKKKDPNAPKRPPSAFFLFCSEHRPKIKNDHPGLSIGDTAKKLGEMWSEQSAKDKQPYEQKAAKLKEKYEKDIAAYRAKSKSDTGKKGPGRPAGSKKKAEPEEEEEEDDDEEEEEEDEDEE is encoded by the exons ATGGGCAAAGGCGACCCCAACAAGCCGCGGGGCAAGATGTCCTCGTACGCCTACTTCGTGCAGACCTGCCGCGAGGAGCACAAGAAGAAGCACCCGGACTCGTCCGTCAACTTCGCCGAGTTCTCGCGGAAGTGCTCGGAGCGGTGGAAG ACAATGTCTagcaaggaaaaaggaaagtttgAAGAAATGGCTAAGGGAGACAAAGCTCGTTATGACAGGGAGATGAAAAACTATGTTCCTCCCAAAGGcgagaagaagggaaagaaaaaggacccCAATGCTCCTAAAAGACCACC ATCTGcgttcttccttttctgctctgaacaccgtccaaaaataaaaaatgatcaTCCCGGCTTGTCTATTGGAGATACAGCAAAGAAATTAGGTGAAATGTGGTCTGAACAGTCGGCCAAAGATAAACAGCCATATGAACAGAAGGCTGCAAAACTAAAGGAGAAATACGAAAAG GATATTGCAGCATATCGTGCCAAGAGCAAGAGtgacacaggaaaaaagggCCCAGGTAGGCCTGCAGGATCCAAGAAGAAGGCGGAaccagaagaggaggaggaggaagatgatgatgaggaagaggaggaagaagatgagGATGAGGAATAA